The window ttattcgatttttataatcttctggtattataaattttatatttttattttcaaaataattatataatcttTCATCTTTTATCCAACCAATTgcatatatagatatatgtgttccttttttattaagTAGTATtggttttattattaatttttccatattatttttacctatataatttattaaatttgaaatatttaaaatgtcTAATGGGCATATATAATCATAACTATATGGGTAATCATGATTTCCATGTATTGTATAAAATGGAATtgatttttcaaatttttcatttacTGGATgtattttcatttctttattatattcttctttatatgatttatttgttatttcattatctgttttatattgtatattttttttaatttcatcatAATTTTCATCTAAATTTGATTGGAATCTTTCTGTTTCTctcatttcttttatttcatttttttgacaTCTTTGagatttttctttttcctcacactcaaaaaatgtattagaCACATTTTCATCTCCCTCATAAAAATCATAACGATAATTTGTCACTTCATTAAGAAGAGTACTATATTCAGATGCATGCATCTGCGATTCAGAATATGACGAAATATCTGGCTTTTGCTGAATATTAAGATGGTTCATATTAGGATGGTTCATATTAAGATGGTTCACATTAAGATGGTTCACATTAAGATGGTTCATATTTAAGTTGGCATTTTGATACCTTTCATCATCTTTTGTATTATGCACATGGCAATATTTTCTTATTATAGACATAGTTTTAAAAAGAGTATATTCTgaaactttatttttgtgAAACAAATCACCACTATTTAAAATCATGTcaacatttaatttttttgcaataaataaaatttcttcaaatgtattaaaagtatcttttttttgtattggattattttctttatatccTAAATGGTTATCtgtacataataatatttttagtgTATCTGCTTTATTTGatcttaaaattttttttatattttcgatACTCATATGTTTAAGACTGTTACTATTACATTCTACATTTCCATTCCGTTCATctattatgttatatttttttttatcacaaGACCGATCTTCATCTAGTTTTTCCCAATTTTCGCCATGTTCGCCATGTTCGCCATGTTCGCAATTTTCGCCATTTTCGCCATTTTCGCCATTTTCGCCATTTTCGCCATTTTCGCCATTTTCGCCCACATCGTATGAACGCATTTCATTGCTGCACATGGCTATGCCATTTTTGTTCAcctctttatatttttgaaattgGGTAGTGAAttggtttttatttttttctgattGATTTTCCAATTGAGATTTACATTTGGTATCACTTTTGTATCGATAATTTGGTTGGAAATAATCCATTATGGttgttttttgatttattttaccATTCctaatgtttttattttgatcatAATTACTACTTTTGTTTCcttttttgattttattatcatcatattGATAtactttgtttttttcaaaaaaatgttCAGAATTTATACTTTTTTGTGTTTTATTTGATGCATAATTAAAATTCACATCTGTTAAAAACCTTTCATTATTTgagatatttttatttatattatttttatacatttttgattcttcttcattttcaatTAGTATATTTCgagttttattaaatttatgatataaattttttattgatACTCTTGTTGTTTCTTCATTatcattcatattattttctatatatttagttTTATAATCGTTTGTTGTATTTGCCATTTTATTTCCTCTTATATTTgtcacatttttataaatttcatttttatctttatccAAATCTGGCAAGTAACTATTCATCCCTCCTTTATCTTCATTCTTCATTATATATCACAAACTGGTTCGTAAAATACGCACAAAATGGTTTGTAAAATATACACACAATATATTGTGTCAAGAAGCTTGCTATTTTTGCAGTTGCTCTAGTATATGTATTAGAAAGGGGAGGAAAAATGAGGAAAAACTGAAGAAAAAATGAggaaaaatgagaaaaaaatgaggaaaAAATGAGGAAAAAATGAGGAAAAATGAGGAAAAATGCAGTATAAAGATAacgattaaaaaaaaaaaaaaaaaaaaaaatagcggTTAATATAGAGCTATTTTACAATTTCTTTTCACCAAgcaaatattattttaagaaCAGAAAATgggaattaataaaaactcgccattatcattatcattatcattataatcGTGTGAATAGTGTTCGTTTCATTTTTCCAGTTTTTCCGATTTTTTTAaagcatatttattttcaaaactTATTCTAAAATGGTTAATGAGTTACAAACAAATGGCAAGTTTGTAAAAGTAGcaaatttgtaaaaataacaatttttgtaaaagtagcaaaaatagcaaatttgtaaaaatagCAAATTTGTAAACGTtagtttatattttattccgATGTGTATGCACAAAAACAGTGCGATATAACCCAATCACTCATATATCAATAAGATCAAAATGTAGCACAATCGgaattgttattttataattaaaaaacaaaagtttattaaaaattaacgAACAGTATATGTGTAGAAGATTGGAATTATTTattgaaaaatttaattgGAGGAAAAAAGACATAAGTAGAAAAATATACcttatatgtattaattttatgtattatattaaaagatatataaataataaaaataagaaaaaaaaaaaaaaaaaatttaaatgtgttcatatatttatcattcaAATGGttattcaaaataaataaagaaaaacttattataaatataagaaaagaaacaaataaaccttcatatatatattgagaATTAGTTGatctataaatatatgtatttaataATGAATCTAAAGTTATATCATtgttataaaattttgattGATATATTAAGCAGTGGAATAACCCACttaaacatataaaatataaaatatatgaacaaataaatattattatattatatttatttattattaaaataaataaatataataacataaaCACAATTCCtataataaaagataaatacattttaatgctgaaaaaaatattatctttagttacatcttcttcttcttcttcttcttcttgacttttatttaaattaacaGTATATCTATTaatattatgcatatatataaattttaaaaaataatttgtaatattttctatgtttaattctatttgtattttatcatcatttaaaACATCTTGTTTTTTCCAATGCTTCTTTTtctcttctttttttatatagttttctaacatatatatattgtgaaTAGGTAAATAATGTTTATGGTTGTATAATGTGTATTCAttcatatatacaaattctGGATAGTTTTGTATCATGTGTATATGTTTTAATGGGTTTAAATGTggtttatttaaatttacataaaaaaaaaatataggttttaataatttatttttcatatatatatttgtgtttccttttttataatcatttacattatataaaaaaatattttctaaaataattttttttgcaatattattaaatagttctaataatatatatgtttttctaTCAAACATAGAaagattattttttatttcaacatcaattaaaaataatacacaaTCATACTCttcatctttatttaaaacaTAATCTACATAATCGCTTAAACTTAATTCATGTATATAATGGAATGGTATTTCATTTTGTgttttatctttttcatattcttcatttatatcaagttttatttttttattaattaactTTTTTAGTTTTTCAAATTTACTAATATCATTTAAACAATATGTTACTGACTTGAAAAACACAATCACAaagtagaaaaaaaaatacaatctTGAGTACGCTGCTTTCATTTTCTATCCTCTTCTATCTTCTATCTTCTATCTTCtatcttcttcttcttcttaaAAGTGTGTGGTATAATATAGATACATTTCTTCACACatcatattttcataattcaTGGGAAATTTTCATTGTTCACAAAAACATCAAATATAAACTCTTCTTAATTGGTATAACTCCGACTAGCCTTTTTCAATTAAGCTcatactatatttttttttttttttgtataatgtagacttttttatattttatttattaaaatttccaaaaaaatcaaaaaaatatattggaAAGTTTTCCATTTCATGTTATTTGGTTTGTAGGAagtgaaaaataataatatatattattagtacatgtttaattttacaaaataatagttttattatttttaaaatacaaatgaaatcaaaaaaaattcgAAGCGCTTTACCATGTGGGTAATGCAcattggaaaaaataaaataaacgaataaataaaataacgaataaataaaataacgaataaataaacaaatagtaatataaaaaaaaaaaaatgtgcaaTAAAAATCGTATTACATATTACTGCCTTATAAAAAGCTATTAAGCTTGGAGCcgtttatattaaaattatgaaaaatgaaaatatttccaAACTTCAAAaggtttaaaaaaaaaacaaataaataataagcaTGTGCTTATTTAACacgtaaaaaaatatatgcaccTGTACATGCATAAATATAGCAAGAAACATATACGTACTATATTAGTATATCTATATGATTTGTGATAAAATTAGGGACATTTATCTGGTAAAAATATGTCACCAGTagatattattttgttgtaTAATTGTGCCGAAGTTGGTCTAGATTTGTAATCTAGcgataacatttttttacataaattaGCTACATTTggatgtttttttattaacaagtCAGGTAAAATTCTTTCCCTGGCATTACATAATATTTGTGTTCTTTCCATATTTGTTTccgttttaataaataaatcaatTATAATTAAACCTAAAGAGAAAATATCTACTGCTttggtatatttatttccttCTAATTGTTCAGGTGCTGAATAAAGTTTTGTCCCTATGCCTAGTGTATGATTAATTGATtctttgatattttttaaattgctTGAAAAATCGCTAGCTACTGTTTTATTGCACCCCCCCATTTTCTCCGTTCTTTGATCAGCTGATTTTTCTTGTATATCATCATGGTGTAGTCCTTTTCTATATATACGCATCCACTTTGCACCAAAGTTTTTATTGGAAGCCGagcaaaatttatttttgattgtttttatatttatatattttttttttttattactacgACAATTTTGAAAAGATTTAGACAAGAGATACTTTTCAATTTCTAATCGGCAATAAGCATTCCGTTTAACAACTATTGCACTACTTATAGAACTGTTTGTACTACGTCTTCGTATAGGGTTTTTATGCTCCTTTTTATGCTCTTTTTTATGCTCCTTTTTGTgctcttttttatttttttttttttgggtaGCTATTTTGTTTTTGTCCGTTTTTGCCCCgacatcattttttttttttttttttgtgtcaCAAATATTACTATTTCCTTCCCCGCTATTTTTGCTGCATTTTTTTCTCGTTTCTACCAATTTATCTTCATCACTGAAATAGCGTTTTGTTTTTGTGCAGCTCAAAAGAACATTCATggaaatattcattttttcggATATATTCGATTTTATTATGtgattttttataatgttgcattttttcattttatttctattaatATGTTCCCTATTTTgcgaaaatgataaattacGACATATATTTGCATGTCTAGCTATTCTGTTTTCATTTAAAGTGTCTTTTCTTATATGAGTGGTATTGCTACCACTTTTAAATTTGGTTAATCTTCtcttatttttacaaaatatgtttaattcaTCTATTGTACTCCACCATTGGAATATTCTTTTGCAACTACGAAGGcttctatttttattttgaatcacaaatttatttgatttaaataGATTACTTTCATTACAATCACTTTTAGTATTATGTACGTCACTTATTTGACAATTTTCTAATGGGAATACTGAATTATAGTTTGAAaagtgtttttttttgttatcacaatttttatttattattattatatcattttgTATCTCTTCTTCTTTTgttgtatttattttgtgaTCATCCAAATAATCATATGAAGCTAAACCAAAATCACCTATTTTAACAATATCATTGTTTgagataaatatatttgaaggTTTTAAATCTCTATGcataatgttattattatgtatataatttaagcccataattatcatatttataatttcaatgtttcttttaatattaatacgAGTTCTTCTATTGATATAATTTTCGATTGTATCTTTACAATATTCCATtcgtatatataaattaaatttatattttttattttttataaaattttgtttatttttttcattatctaTGTTTGATGCTggaattttttcattatattggCATATTTTTGtgtcaatttttttataatcttCCTCCTTTTTTTCCTtgtttttacaaaatatattttcattctcTTCATTTAACGTATTTATTACACCTTTTCGTTTTCTTTGTTTTTGTCCATCCCAACCAATACGTCGTTTTTTTGACAGTTTTACTTTCTCTGTATTTAAAATGGCATGGTTTGTGAAATGATACGTTTTACATCTCtgatcattattattatcatcatttccACAATTTTTGAAACTGCATTTATTTGACACATTTAAGAATctattatatgaatatatgtCCAGTATATCATTTACAAAATGAATGGGtaatttgttatttattttatgcacattcgaaataaaatatcttgTAACCATATCAACTTGATGAGATAAATAAGggttatatataatagtcTTATTACTGTTAAATCGATACATATTGTTTCCTTCTCttttatgaaataaattcataagtaagagaaaaaaatcaaaatatatattataagtatgtaaaaaattatcacATCTTATGATAAAATGtggtttaaaaaaattgtcccATTTTAAAATACATAATAATGATGGTAACTTAAAATTGTTGCCATTTTTCCTAaattctatttttataattttttttttttcttcaaaatttttttctttacaaACTTTTCCTAGTTTTCTAAATTGTAATTGATAAACTGAATTGTAGTTATTGCATATGTTGTGTGTGTTTCTACAATTGTAAAACgagttattatttatttctgtttttattttatcgtagttttcattttcttttttaaatcCACACCATTCCCACCtgttaacatttttttcaatacaATTTGAAGTATATTTATCAATATCACAATtacaatatttatacatttgttgttgtacatatttatatagacaataaaatatattatcttcATTATCATGAAAAACTGTTTCATAGTAAGGATTAGTTTTGGGCTTTGAATTTACATTGTTTTTAtccaatttaaataaattataaaaatttttaatattattttcatgtttttttttattaattattaaaaacgGTCTTTTAATAtctctttcttttttttcattattatttttaatattacttggcatttttaaaatgtcacattttttgttatatgaATTTGTAAAACTATCTTCAAAATCTGTTCGAATTGTgtccatttttatcatctcatttatattttttttatttttttttttttttttcactctCTCTTGCTCCTCATAAACTTCTTCTCCATTCTCAATACAATACATATCAAAtgttttttgataaattatttcattcgaatttatttttttcttaccTTTTTCAAACTGaccattaatattatcactATATATTTCGGTCAAATAGGTGGTTAGTACATATTCATTACTTTTTCCTTTCAATGTTTTAAGTAGGGTTACCTTTATATcttcatttctttttttatatattttatgtctCTCACTTTTACACAATACACTATCAAAGTATATTCTTTTCttgtcatttattttattatatttaaaataaaaagctTTATTAATTTGACATATTTTAcggattattatttttttcttattttgtatcaaatttttatcattttttttaaaactacATTTATATTTCACAGTTTCTAAAGATATATGTTGATCAACCTCGTTCAtcattttgttaattttatccatcttttccttttttattttagtacactttttaataaattcgTTTGTTCTACATGTTTCTATCATACTATTATCACATTGATCATGTAAACAATATAAAGCATCTTTCATCTTACAATCGTTGTCTCGATATAATATATCCCCCCTTTCCATACCaaccatatttttatataactcCTTATTCCTATGGGATAAAAATTGTTCCTTATGTTCATTAACTAGAAAAGAAATATAAGAAGTATCGTTTTCATCACAAtcttttgtattatatatattgtcacaatttttataattatattcatattttttttgaatagaaaaattattatatatatcattagaATCGGTTATTTGATGGTTGTTAGACATAATAGGATTCGGTTCAACGTTGGTCACAAAAAAACGGTTTGCATTATTCAcacttttaaaaaatatatttttgtgatttttatgatttttgtaatttttgtaattttttaggtttttgtaatttttgtgattttttaggtttttgttatttttgttatttttgtgattttttttgtgtttgaAAAAGTTGAGCTTTTTGTTTATGTTATTCCTCTTTGTACTTAATTCATTTTGATTAGCCAAATCGACGGTACTACACGGATTACTATTAGTagcattttcaaaaataattttaaagtcATCATTTTCGCTTGAATAGACAATATTGTCAAAAAATTTTTCAAGttcttttttcttaattttttcacttttatatttttttataatatttacattttcatttaataattcATTCTCTTTTTTCTCTCTCCAATAgtttgaattatatatatctttttgttttctcgttttttttttacacaaattattctttttattcttaattttatttccaaT is drawn from Plasmodium yoelii strain 17X genome assembly, chromosome: 2 and contains these coding sequences:
- a CDS encoding dolichyl-diphosphooligosaccharide--protein glycosyltransferase subunit OST3/OST6, putative → MKAAYSRLYFFFYFVIVFFKSVTYCLNDISKFEKLKKLINKKIKLDINEEYEKDKTQNEIPFHYIHELSLSDYVDYVLNKDEEYDCVLFLIDVEIKNNLSMFDRKTYILLELFNNIAKKIILENIFLYNVNDYKKGNTNIYMKNKLLKPIFFFYVNLNKPHLNPLKHIHMIQNYPEFVYMNEYTLYNHKHYLPIHNIYMLENYIKKEEKKKHWKKQDVLNDDKIQIELNIENITNYFLKFIYMHNINRYTVNLNKSQEEEEEEEDVTKDNIFFSIKMYLSFIIGIVFMLLYLFILIINKYNIIIFICSYILYFICLSGLFHCLIYQSKFYNNDITLDSLLNTYIYRSTNSQYIYEGLFVSFLIFIISFSLFILNNHLNDKYMNTFKFFFFFFLIFIIYISFNIIHKINTYKVYFSTYVFFPPIKFFNK
- a CDS encoding eukaryotic translation initiation factor 2-alpha kinase 2, putative, which produces MLNMVDKKKGINNGSSTGVINNINGKIKNEFIFMYLIAAGGFSCVYKIKKKKSNKFYALKKIKFSANESNYEKKVLLNLREIECLRKLKNHPNIVSMNDFWLEVVQTLSKSKREKRGRRKQQQREQRRDKRREKRQQKRREKKKEQNTNTKKRVLITLSDHKKKKLKHLSCSENTLNISNITNNERNVLKKDNWKNLILIKNFKKEKYNYNFNPQIELNKYNIMCLWKIFNQMCVCKNEKKNIESLLPEQLIKNFKNFLFEKYILAIYDDCSCLNNKKNKIFIFFNNNLGNILHYLCWSYLEKNGKEKKDDDLFKLLKYVSDNIIKDNTNLYNIILAFGHSLIELSRFPSNELENVTLNMCIPSNENCELSEYISDITKMNKMEIYKNKNILEKLIFKINCNNFDVYKMWANFKNDIIYEGKGIYKKHRKINFKRKIIKKKNIWIKEKKAKDLKNTIGNKCVKKINIYHEKPISLFVYKRQKHHKLWRKHYNNKQIWRYYLNKNEDSKKHILFSKFCRVMKTQMNKFKEEKLEKKKKAITHVKVNYDDFEQGISSFNIQICNSKNQLINQLINQVKEEYKQLFIPLNLYKLTYENEEIKNENILRYNEHNYLYGLKNDNKKDNIYNTICFLNFCIWGRREINEYVIISKKRQICQNSRNYQSKKKCYIKRHNQKTYFFENIIFYHYIIMLLLDIEKYKYKFVTPFQYNLYRKLLKISKRIILMLHRIETNIICIFLLKHFEDYFIRRGIHIVQDKSDRSKKCDKIGINKMVKIWKSMIAISLIFGKKMYKKKKNIFNFFIELFLNNIQINIFKKIEILYLIIYFYNHFEKSKQFDIEGIYDILYVWLSLINLFCDDKGKCIKIISKVFAKLNKKLYYVYWGKLYIIMNWATIVETIFIRNVLSINREGNYYWVIFVLKMINYFFNVVYTFTRKIDIFFTKVMIKYCTHIASTISTNNVSKNSYNDIFNNIFMLNFMSYIIYNSYFENDKKSYDIYTKCAILFIYCFIIQANYFDTLFNIRSLEDNEIVNNLSPSYNDSYKYILLFYERLGRVIKNSNNTKICKYMWKKFINIWNNNIGIRDKNIISCLTTSRHVYFNILINFMKKYCLDNILHIKNGKNKMNFPIVLTSKNNLKKWKKWKKWKKRKNHKLTENPKKVKKEILIKKKNRNNNKNNKKNKKKLKETHFIYNIKKVLFKKLANINIETILYEQNGKCYILVFGSVVKKKNGQIKVKDTKIVRDINIIRDYRIYFYNYLEYFYKNNAHISNNRNFIHSRKWSYNNKNTVKQFCPYFDKIKDEKRKDIVSLYGNKILVKQNFSKIGNKIKNKKNNLCKKKTRKQKDIYNSNYWREKKENELLNENVNIIKKYKSEKIKKKELEKFFDNIVYSSENDDFKIIFENATNSNPCSTVDLANQNELSTKRNNINKKLNFFKHKKNHKNNKNNKNLKNHKNYKNLKNYKNYKNHKNHKNIFFKSVNNANRFFVTNVEPNPIMSNNHQITDSNDIYNNFSIQKKYEYNYKNCDNIYNTKDCDENDTSYISFLVNEHKEQFLSHRNKELYKNMVGMERGDILYRDNDCKMKDALYCLHDQCDNSMIETCRTNEFIKKCTKIKKEKMDKINKMMNEVDQHISLETVKYKCSFKKNDKNLIQNKKKIIIRKICQINKAFYFKYNKINDKKRIYFDSVLCKSERHKIYKKRNEDIKVTLLKTLKGKSNEYVLTTYLTEIYSDNINGQFEKGKKKINSNEIIYQKTFDMYCIENGEEVYEEQERVKKKKKNKKNINEMIKMDTIRTDFEDSFTNSYNKKCDILKMPSNIKNNNEKKERDIKRPFLIINKKKHENNIKNFYNLFKLDKNNVNSKPKTNPYYETVFHDNEDNIFYCLYKYVQQQMYKYCNCDIDKYTSNCIEKNVNRWEWCGFKKENENYDKIKTEINNNSFYNCRNTHNICNNYNSVYQLQFRKLGKVCKEKNFEEKKKIIKIEFRKNGNNFKLPSLLCILKWDNFFKPHFIIRCDNFLHTYNIYFDFFLLLMNLFHKREGNNMYRFNSNKTIIYNPYLSHQVDMVTRYFISNVHKINNKLPIHFVNDILDIYSYNRFLNVSNKCSFKNCGNDDNNNDQRCKTYHFTNHAILNTEKVKLSKKRRIGWDGQKQRKRKGVINTLNEENENIFCKNKEKKEEDYKKIDTKICQYNEKIPASNIDNEKNKQNFIKNKKYKFNLYIRMEYCKDTIENYINRRTRINIKRNIEIINMIIMGLNYIHNNNIMHRDLKPSNIFISNNDIVKIGDFGLASYDYLDDHKINTTKEEEIQNDIIIINKNCDNKKKHFSNYNSVFPLENCQISDVHNTKSDCNESNLFKSNKFVIQNKNRSLRSCKRIFQWWSTIDELNIFCKNKRRLTKFKSGSNTTHIRKDTLNENRIARHANICRNLSFSQNREHINRNKMKKCNIIKNHIIKSNISEKMNISMNVLLSCTKTKRYFSDEDKLVETRKKCSKNSGEGNSNICDTKKKKKNDVGAKTDKNKIATQKKKNKKEHKKEHKKEHKKEHKNPIRRRSTNSSISSAIVVKRNAYCRLEIEKYLLSKSFQNCRSNKKKKYINIKTIKNKFCSASNKNFGAKWMRIYRKGLHHDDIQEKSADQRTEKMGGCNKTVASDFSSNLKNIKESINHTLGIGTKLYSAPEQLEGNKYTKAVDIFSLGLIIIDLFIKTETNMERTQILCNARERILPDLLIKKHPNVANLCKKMLSLDYKSRPTSAQLYNKIISTGDIFLPDKCP